From a single Shewanella donghaensis genomic region:
- the pheA gene encoding prephenate dehydratase, producing MKKAPELSHTREQITALDKDLLALLAKRRNLSLDVARSKEVDVRPIRDTQREKELLERLVLQGREQGLDAHFVISLYQSIIEDSVLNQQAYLHGRANPEIQQLQSTIAYLGARGSYSYLAASRFCQRRQVEMIDLGCQSFSEIINSVELGHADLGFLPIENTSSGSINEVYDVLQHTSLSIVGETTIEVGHCLLTKNNTDLAKIKTVFAHPQPISQCSHWLTQHPQLTLAYCSSSAEAMQKVIDAEDDSVAAIGSAEGGALYQLSATESGLANQKINQSRFIVVARKAVAVPTQLPAKTTLIMATGQKPGALVEALLVLKVHNINMSKLESRPIPGTPWEEMFYLDVDANLASSNMQQALKELERLTRFVKVLGCYPCETVKPTQLNNSQLVIEPISSKATNVLISDDIDAPKHSKLYKQEPTVIATKQCDIGARDIITLEQISLPVADDMFAANVKSIKEAGFQGILLQGLDSVTTLALKDYCHLIEQAGLLSAIEVNSVSSFDSALKSADMLYLSGKEMFNNELLDLAGSISKPVLLERNTMASTIDWLCAADKVLTKGNQQLILVEAGTRSFTNPEKLALDLAGLVEIKNTSHLPIIVNTSYAVDASQLHCQALAVKKLLANGLIINEVQLIEEDKQEHLLHQLHQ from the coding sequence ATGAAAAAAGCGCCAGAGTTAAGTCATACAAGAGAACAAATTACTGCGCTAGATAAGGACTTATTAGCCTTGCTCGCGAAAAGACGTAACTTAAGTCTCGACGTAGCCAGAAGTAAAGAAGTCGATGTCAGGCCTATCAGAGATACCCAAAGGGAAAAGGAGCTTTTAGAGCGCTTAGTACTCCAAGGTCGAGAGCAAGGGTTAGATGCTCATTTCGTTATTTCCTTATATCAAAGCATCATCGAAGACTCGGTGTTAAATCAGCAAGCTTACTTACATGGTCGCGCCAATCCTGAAATACAGCAATTACAATCAACCATTGCTTATCTTGGTGCAAGAGGATCATATTCTTATCTTGCAGCAAGTCGATTTTGTCAAAGACGCCAAGTAGAAATGATTGATTTAGGTTGCCAAAGTTTCAGTGAAATTATTAATTCTGTCGAATTAGGTCATGCTGATTTAGGTTTTTTACCGATTGAAAATACATCTTCAGGTTCTATCAACGAAGTCTATGATGTGTTACAGCACACTTCTTTATCTATCGTGGGTGAAACAACCATTGAAGTGGGTCATTGTTTATTAACTAAGAACAATACCGATTTAGCGAAAATAAAAACTGTTTTTGCACATCCTCAACCTATTAGCCAATGCAGTCATTGGTTAACTCAGCACCCACAGTTAACTTTAGCTTATTGCTCAAGTAGTGCTGAGGCGATGCAAAAAGTCATTGATGCAGAGGATGATAGTGTCGCTGCTATTGGTAGTGCTGAAGGTGGCGCCTTGTATCAACTGTCGGCCACGGAATCAGGTCTGGCAAATCAGAAAATAAATCAAAGTCGTTTTATCGTTGTTGCTCGTAAAGCTGTCGCAGTGCCTACTCAGCTTCCCGCTAAAACCACCTTAATTATGGCTACAGGCCAGAAACCTGGCGCCTTAGTAGAAGCATTATTAGTATTAAAAGTGCACAATATTAATATGAGCAAACTCGAGTCCCGCCCTATTCCAGGCACGCCTTGGGAAGAAATGTTCTATCTTGATGTGGACGCTAACCTTGCAAGTTCTAATATGCAGCAAGCGCTAAAAGAATTAGAACGCTTAACCCGTTTTGTAAAAGTGCTAGGTTGTTACCCTTGTGAAACCGTTAAACCAACTCAATTAAATAATAGCCAACTGGTAATAGAACCTATCAGTTCTAAAGCAACCAATGTATTAATCTCTGATGATATTGATGCACCAAAACACTCTAAACTATACAAACAAGAACCAACCGTCATTGCCACTAAACAATGTGATATTGGTGCACGCGACATTATTACCCTTGAACAAATATCCCTTCCTGTGGCTGATGACATGTTTGCTGCAAATGTAAAAAGCATTAAAGAAGCAGGGTTTCAGGGTATTCTTTTACAAGGACTAGATAGTGTAACGACATTAGCGTTAAAAGATTATTGTCATCTTATCGAACAGGCAGGCTTGTTGAGTGCCATTGAAGTTAACTCAGTCAGCTCATTTGACTCAGCACTTAAATCTGCAGATATGCTCTACCTGTCAGGTAAAGAGATGTTTAATAATGAATTACTTGATTTAGCAGGTTCTATCAGTAAACCCGTTTTACTCGAACGTAACACCATGGCCAGTACAATTGACTGGCTCTGTGCAGCAGATAAAGTTTTAACCAAAGGTAACCAGCAGCTTATTTTAGTTGAAGCTGGCACTCGCAGTTTTACAAACCCTGAGAAATTAGCATTGGATTTAGCTGGATTAGTTGAAATTAAAAACACCAGCCACTTACCTATCATCGTCAACACCAGTTATGCCGTTGATGCGAGTCAACTTCACTGCCAAGCACTTGCAGTAAAGAAATTGCTGGCAAATGGACTCATCATTAATGAAGTCCAATTAATTGAAGAAGATAAACAAGAGCATTTATTACATCAACTTCATCAATAA
- the tyrA gene encoding bifunctional chorismate mutase/prephenate dehydrogenase gives MNEKTTLDLENLRDLIDGVDQQLLNLLRKRLDFVAQVGTVKHAAGVPIYAPQREASMLAKRRKEASDMNVSPQLIEDILRRLMRESYLNEKDVGFKQVKTDLGHIVIVGGEGQLGGLFSQMLTLSGYQVKSLDKNDWHRAEELFDGAGMVIVTVPINVTCDVISNQLNNLPDNCILADLTSVKTEPLNAMLAAHKGPVVGLHPMFGPDVGSLAKQVVVVCDGRHPEAYQWLLDQIIIWGARIVNEDAQKHDKAMQLVQAMRHFSTFVYGLNLCKEQADIDTLLQFSSPIYRLELAMVGRLFAQDPELYADIIFAQEGSQIAISDYLDNYRQALELLKAGNREEFVSQFKQVAQWFGDFAPQFQHESRAMLQSVNDMKSN, from the coding sequence ATGAATGAAAAAACCACTTTAGATTTAGAAAACTTGCGCGACCTCATTGATGGCGTTGACCAACAACTTTTGAATTTATTACGTAAACGATTAGATTTTGTCGCACAAGTGGGGACAGTAAAGCATGCCGCTGGTGTTCCTATCTATGCTCCGCAACGTGAAGCTTCTATGTTGGCTAAACGTCGTAAAGAAGCGAGCGATATGAATGTGTCACCGCAATTAATTGAAGATATTCTTCGTCGGTTAATGCGTGAGTCATATCTTAATGAAAAAGACGTAGGCTTTAAGCAAGTGAAAACAGATCTTGGACATATCGTTATTGTCGGTGGTGAAGGTCAGCTTGGTGGTTTGTTTAGTCAAATGCTGACGTTATCAGGTTACCAAGTAAAGAGTCTTGATAAAAATGATTGGCATAGAGCTGAAGAGTTATTTGATGGCGCGGGCATGGTCATTGTTACCGTACCTATTAATGTCACTTGCGATGTGATTAGCAATCAGCTAAATAATTTACCTGATAACTGTATTCTTGCGGATTTAACCTCAGTTAAAACTGAACCGTTAAACGCGATGTTAGCCGCCCATAAAGGCCCTGTAGTGGGTTTACACCCAATGTTTGGCCCAGATGTTGGCAGCCTAGCTAAACAGGTCGTTGTGGTCTGTGATGGCCGCCATCCAGAAGCTTATCAGTGGTTGCTCGATCAGATCATCATCTGGGGAGCGCGCATCGTTAATGAAGATGCACAAAAACACGATAAAGCCATGCAGCTAGTTCAAGCTATGCGCCATTTTTCAACCTTTGTATATGGTTTGAATTTATGTAAAGAACAAGCTGATATCGATACTTTATTGCAATTTAGTTCACCGATTTATCGTTTAGAGTTAGCTATGGTAGGGCGCTTGTTTGCTCAAGATCCTGAGCTGTATGCCGATATTATATTTGCCCAAGAAGGCAGTCAAATCGCGATTAGCGATTATCTCGATAATTATCGTCAAGCGTTAGAGTTATTGAAAGCAGGTAATAGAGAAGAGTTTGTGTCTCAATTTAAACAAGTTGCTCAGTGGTTTGGTGATTTTGCCCCACAGTTTCAGCATGAAAGTCGTGCAATGTTGCAGTCGGTAAATGACATGAAAAGTAATTAA
- a CDS encoding 3-deoxy-7-phosphoheptulonate synthase, translating to MQQDTINNIHISSEKVLVTPAELKKELPLSKHACQYILDARKTVADIVHKRDNRVLIVTGPCSIHDIDAAKEYALKLKKLHDELSGEFYILMRVYFEKPRTTVGWKGLINDPDMNESFDVEKGLRMARELMIWLAELELPVATEALDPISPQYMSELVTWSAIGARTTESQTHREMASGLSMPVGFKNGTDGKLGVAINALQSAASSHRFMGINQQGQVSLLQTAGNPDGHVILRGGKAPNYDAKSVAECEEQLHQSKLNARLIIDCSHGNSSKDYSRQTLVCEDVFNQIHAGNRSIIGVMLESHLNEGNQSSNKPLSELAYGVSVTDSCINWQTTETLLRSNANLLKTVLPNRFAA from the coding sequence ATGCAACAAGATACGATTAATAACATCCACATTAGTTCTGAAAAAGTCCTCGTTACACCAGCCGAGCTTAAAAAGGAATTACCGCTTTCTAAACATGCTTGCCAGTACATATTGGATGCCCGTAAAACGGTTGCTGATATCGTTCACAAACGTGACAATCGTGTATTAATCGTCACTGGCCCTTGTTCTATTCATGATATTGATGCCGCTAAAGAATATGCACTAAAGCTTAAAAAACTACATGATGAGCTAAGTGGCGAGTTTTATATCCTAATGCGTGTTTACTTTGAAAAGCCGCGTACGACAGTTGGCTGGAAAGGGCTTATTAATGATCCTGATATGAATGAATCATTCGATGTTGAGAAAGGACTTCGAATGGCTCGCGAGTTGATGATCTGGCTTGCAGAACTTGAGCTGCCTGTCGCAACAGAAGCATTAGACCCAATTAGTCCTCAATACATGTCTGAATTAGTCACCTGGTCAGCCATTGGTGCAAGAACCACTGAGTCGCAAACCCACCGCGAAATGGCTTCAGGTTTATCTATGCCAGTTGGTTTTAAAAATGGAACCGACGGTAAACTGGGTGTCGCCATTAATGCATTACAATCAGCGGCAAGTAGCCATAGATTTATGGGAATAAATCAACAAGGACAAGTCTCTTTACTGCAAACTGCGGGTAATCCGGATGGGCATGTCATTCTACGCGGCGGTAAAGCACCAAATTATGATGCAAAAAGTGTGGCTGAATGTGAAGAGCAGTTACATCAATCAAAATTAAATGCCAGATTAATCATTGATTGCAGCCATGGGAATTCATCAAAAGACTACTCAAGACAAACCTTAGTTTGTGAGGATGTGTTTAATCAAATACATGCAGGTAATCGTTCGATTATTGGTGTGATGTTAGAAAGCCATCTAAATGAAGGTAACCAATCAAGTAATAAGCCATTATCAGAGCTTGCTTATGGTGTGTCGGTTACAGATTCATGTATTAATTGGCAAACTACTGAGACTTTATTGCGTAGCAATGCTAATTTACTCAAAACCGTATTACCTAATCGATTCGCTGCTTAG
- the rplS gene encoding 50S ribosomal protein L19, whose product MNNIIKMLNEEQMKTDVPEFGAGDTVVVKVRVVEGSKERLQAFEGVVIAKRNRGLHSAFTVRKISNGEGVERGFQTHSKLVASIEVKRRGRVRRAKLYYLRDRSGKSARIREKLATK is encoded by the coding sequence ATGAACAACATCATTAAAATGCTCAACGAAGAGCAAATGAAAACAGATGTACCTGAATTTGGTGCTGGTGATACAGTAGTAGTTAAGGTACGTGTAGTTGAAGGCAGTAAAGAACGTCTTCAAGCGTTTGAAGGTGTGGTTATCGCTAAGCGTAACCGTGGTCTTCATTCTGCATTTACAGTACGTAAAATCTCTAATGGCGAAGGTGTTGAGCGTGGTTTCCAAACGCACAGTAAACTAGTAGCTAGCATCGAAGTTAAGCGTCGCGGTCGTGTTCGTCGTGCTAAGCTTTACTACTTACGTGATCGTTCAGGTAAATCTGCACGTATCCGTGAAAAGTTGGCAACTAAGTAA
- the trmD gene encoding tRNA (guanosine(37)-N1)-methyltransferase TrmD produces the protein MRLGVVTLFPEMFRAVTDFGVTGRAVKNGLLELQTWNPRDFTHDRHNTVDDRPYGGGPGMLMMVQPLRDAIHAAKAAAGDGAKVIYLSPQGRKLDQQGVSELSKSSSLVLVCGRYEGVDERIIQSEIDEEWSIGDYVLSGGELPAMTLIDSVARLVPGVLGKQASAEQDSFSDGLLDCPHYTRPENLDGVGVPAVLLSGDHKKIRLWRSQQSLGRTFLRRPELFENLALTGEQKTLLAEFVKDLDKPV, from the coding sequence ATGCGGTTAGGGGTAGTAACCCTGTTTCCTGAGATGTTTCGTGCTGTTACAGACTTTGGAGTTACGGGTCGTGCCGTGAAAAACGGCTTGTTAGAGTTGCAAACGTGGAATCCTCGTGATTTCACACATGATCGACACAATACTGTTGATGACCGTCCTTACGGTGGTGGTCCAGGAATGTTGATGATGGTGCAACCGTTACGCGATGCTATTCATGCAGCGAAAGCTGCGGCAGGTGACGGTGCGAAGGTGATTTATTTATCACCTCAGGGACGTAAGCTGGATCAGCAAGGCGTTTCTGAGTTAAGTAAGTCATCAAGTTTGGTGTTGGTATGTGGTCGATACGAAGGTGTTGACGAACGTATTATCCAATCTGAAATAGATGAAGAGTGGTCAATTGGTGATTATGTGCTTTCGGGCGGAGAGTTACCAGCGATGACTTTAATCGATTCAGTTGCAAGGTTAGTACCTGGTGTACTAGGTAAGCAAGCGTCAGCAGAGCAAGATTCTTTCTCTGATGGTTTATTGGATTGCCCACACTATACTCGCCCTGAAAACTTAGATGGTGTCGGTGTACCAGCAGTGCTTTTAAGCGGTGACCACAAAAAAATTAGACTCTGGCGGTCACAACAAAGTCTTGGTAGGACTTTTTTGAGACGACCAGAATTATTTGAAAATCTAGCTCTGACTGGCGAACAAAAGACTCTTTTAGCGGAGTTTGTCAAAGATTTAGACAAACCTGTGTAG
- the rimM gene encoding ribosome maturation factor RimM (Essential for efficient processing of 16S rRNA), which translates to MSSNQQPIVLGKIGSSHGIKGWMKITSYTDSVEGIFDYSPWYIKEQGEWREVKVTQWRLQGKAVVACLEGVNTREDAQALTNCEIAIQPDQMQNLSEDEFYWRDLIGCTVTNTKGYNMGEVDQIVETGSNDVLLVKANVKDAFGKAERMIPFVPEQFVLEVNLQSKQIIVDWDPDF; encoded by the coding sequence ATGAGTAGTAATCAACAACCCATCGTACTAGGCAAAATAGGTTCTAGTCATGGTATTAAAGGTTGGATGAAAATCACTTCTTATACCGATTCTGTTGAAGGTATTTTTGATTATTCTCCTTGGTACATAAAAGAACAAGGTGAATGGCGTGAGGTGAAGGTCACTCAGTGGCGTCTTCAAGGTAAAGCAGTAGTTGCTTGTCTTGAAGGGGTAAATACACGTGAGGATGCGCAAGCTCTTACAAATTGTGAGATTGCAATTCAGCCGGACCAAATGCAAAACTTGTCAGAAGATGAATTCTACTGGCGAGATTTGATTGGTTGTACTGTGACTAATACCAAAGGTTACAACATGGGTGAAGTCGATCAGATCGTGGAAACAGGATCTAACGATGTACTCCTTGTTAAAGCTAACGTAAAAGATGCTTTTGGCAAAGCGGAGCGAATGATTCCCTTTGTCCCTGAGCAGTTCGTCCTTGAGGTGAACTTGCAAAGTAAACAGATCATAGTGGATTGGGATCCAGACTTTTAA
- the rpsP gene encoding 30S ribosomal protein S16, with protein MVTIRLARGGAKKRPFYSIVVADSRNARDGRFIERVGFFNPLAKGQEETLRLDLDRVDHWVATGAMTSERVAKLIKDARKAVAA; from the coding sequence ATGGTTACCATTCGTTTAGCTCGTGGCGGCGCAAAAAAGCGTCCATTTTACAGTATCGTTGTAGCTGATAGCCGCAATGCACGTGACGGTCGTTTCATCGAACGTGTTGGTTTTTTCAACCCTTTAGCTAAAGGCCAAGAAGAAACTTTACGTTTAGATCTTGACCGTGTTGACCATTGGGTTGCAACTGGAGCAATGACTTCAGAACGTGTAGCAAAATTGATCAAAGACGCTCGCAAAGCAGTTGCTGCTTAA